The genomic DNA CCCAGAGTTATATGCTGGGGCTTGGTTTCCTTACCTATCACCTATCTGTGGCTGATCTAGGGAAGTCCCAGCCGTCCCCTGAGAGTCTGAAAGAGACGGCTCTTGACTCTCATAAAGCCATATTAACTGGGTCCCATCTGGGGCAGAAAGGGGCTTCCCCGGGAAGAAGTTGGCTATTGGGAGGGTAGCAGGATCCTGCACTAACCTGAGGTCTGCTGCCCCAAATTGACCACATCCTCCTGCGTCTGCTGTCCCTACTCCTGACCAGTGAGGCTGTCCCAAGGTAGGGGGTGGTTGTGGCCTCTGTCTCAAGGCTGGCTGGCAGACACAGCCAGATTTAGAAGTCATTTTCGCAGCAGGGAGCCTCCAGTGTCCCACCCACAGAGCCCTGGAGGGTCAGTCTGAGATATGGCTCACCAGGGGCTGGCCCCTAGACCTGGAGTCACTCCTCCCCTTCttgtctctctccttttttccccaGAATTTTGGCAGCTGGTGCTGACTCTATCCTTAGGCAAAGATGGAGTAAGTTCTGGGGGAAGGGGTGTGCTGCACTGACACCATAACCGCTCAAGCACTGCCAGGGCACCATTTACCCATTAAAAGGGCTGTCTGTACCCACCCCAggattcctccctcctctccactgGCATCTGCTGCCTGATTCTCCTcctcccctacttttttttttttttgagacagagtcttgctccgtcgcccaggctggagagcagtggtacgatcttggctttctgtaaactctgcctcccagattcaagcaattctcctgcctcagcctcccgagtagctgggattacaggcgcgtatcaccacacccagctaatttttgtatttttagcagagatggggtttcaccatgttggtcaggctggtctcaaactcctgacttcgtgatccacccaccttagcctcccaaagtgctgggattacaggtgtgagccaccccgcaatttttttttaaagacggagtcttgctctgtcgccaaggctggagtgcagtggcgtgacctcggctcactgcacccactgcctcctgggttcaagcaattctcctacctcagcctcccgagtagctgggactacaggcatgcgccactacacctggttaatttttgtatttttagtagagatggggtttcaccgtattggccaggctggtctcaaactcctgacatcatgatccactggccttggcctcccaaagtgctgggattacaggtatgagccaccgtacctggccatcCTCCCCTACTTCTAATTCTTTCTGTCCCATCCTCCTGTTCTCATACCCCAACACTAATAAAATAGCCCTAGAGAGAAATAATAATCAGAGCTAACAGTCAatcacctactatgtaccaggtattgttctttcttttattttatgttttttctttttaattaaaaaaatttaaaaaaaacaaaaacaaaaacaaaaaacagagagacagggtcttgctatgttgcccaggccggtcttgaactcctgggctcaaacaatcctcccaccccaacctcccaaaatgctggtattacaggggtgagctactgtgcctggccaactgttccaagtgttttatatattgaattatttaCTCCTCCCAACAACTCTAAGAGAAAAGCACattgtttacttatttacttatttatttatttttagagacagagtcttgctctgttgcccaggctggagtgcagtggtgcaatcatagctcactgcatcctcaaacccctgggctcaagcaattctcccacctcagcctcctgagcagctgggactacaggagagtgccaccacatgcagctaatgaAAAGCACTTTTAACAACCTCAGTTTATAACTGAGGacaccaaggcacagagaggttgagtaacttgcccaaggtcacatagctagtatgGGGTAGAAGCTCCAGAAACCACATTCTAAACACATTAGTCAAGTTGTTCGACTATGTTAGCAGTGTGGGTGAGATTTCAGAAACTTGCTTCCTGTGTGTTCATCCTCAAAGGGGCTCAGGCAGCATGGTAAAGCCCACCCTCATAGGGCCAGCCCTTCCAAGGTTGCATACAGCTCACCTCCTCTTCCAGTCCCAGAGCCCTAGAGCCCTTTGGTTGTAGAAAAATCTAGGCAGATGCTTTCATCACTGCCCTGGTCTTTCCCAACtttctttggtgttttttttttttgttctgttttgttttttgttgttgttgttgtttttcttttttgtgtgtgttattgttttttaagacagagtcttattctgtcacccaggctagagtgcagtggtgcaatctcggcttgctgcaaccttcgcttcccaggttcaagtgattcttgtgcctcaacctcccccatagctgggatcacaggcatgcactactatacccggctaatttttgtatttttcacagaggTAGGTTtggaccatgttggccaggctggtcctggtctcaggtgatctgttcatcttagcctccgaaagtgctgggattacaggtgtgagccaccacacactgCCCTTCCTCAACTTTCCTCCTTGCCCGAAGTCCAGCCTCTTCCCAAGCCTGGAGGCCCAAGGCACATTACTCCTCAGCTGGACCAGGCTTACCGCAGTCTGGCCTCAGTTTTCACTCTTGCCTTATCTTCCACAACTGCCATAAATGTACTCGCAACTGCAGGCAAATCAGACCATTGAGCAATTTCCTAAACATACCCTGCTTACCTGCATCCATGCCTCTATTTTGGCTGATCCCTCTGCTTGAAATGCCTCTTCACCAAATTCTAACGCTGAGGTCATCTCCTCCATGGAGCCTTCCCTTATCTCACAAAATCCATACAATCTCCCTTGTTTGACTCATTGTAATACTTAACACATTGCTCACCTTCACCCCATTGTCAGAAAGGCCTTACTCATCCCTATCCTGGAATCCCGCACAGTTTCTTGTTcccagtaggtgctcagtacatGCTCAGTAGTTAGAATTGGTACTAGGTAGATAGAATTGTAAGTGAAAGGGAGACAGATCTCAATAAccgttgtttgtttttttgagtagATAGAATTGTAGGTGAAAGGGACGCGGATCTCAATaacctttgtttgtttgtttttttgagatgtggtctggctgtgttgcccaggccggagtgcagagGCCCAATCTTGGCtgattgcaacctcctcctcccaggttcaagtgattcagtgattctcgtgccttagcctcctgagtggctagaattacaggtgcgtgccaccacacctggctaatttttgtatatttggtagagatggagtttcaccatattggaggctggtctggaattcctgacctcaagggcaGATCTCAGTAACCTTTGATCTCTGCCCAAGGTGACACTCCTCCAGCAAGAGCTAACTTGAAACCTGGTAGTGTGGGTTCCAGGAAGGCTCTGGGATGAATCTTCCTGGATAGCTCTGACCAGTGTCTTCCCTCCGGTTCAGAAACCCAAAGAGGAGACCTTCCTTCACTGAACCAAGGCCAGCGGCCCAGCTCCTGCCAGATGGtggccaccccccaccccaggtgGTCCTGCGCCACTCCGAGTTCTGCTCAGAGTACCCCTGGTTGCAGGCGGGAGTGATGTTGAGATAATTGGAGGCTAAAACCATAAGTGGTTTGAGAGCGGGGTTGGGGACCTGAACGCTGAGCGGGAGTTGGAGTTGGCAGGTCTGGGTTGGAATGGGAGCAGAGGTGGGCCGGGGCCGGGGCAGGACCCGGCGACTGAGTCTGGGAGAAGCCCCCGGGCCCGCGGAGCCGGCAGCTAAATTTACCCCGGCTGACTCAGCCCTTGCTCGGAATGGGGGGCCGGGGGAGGGCGCCAGGGCAGTGGGAAGAGCCAACAGGGGTGGGCTGGGGGCAAGGAAGGGAGAGTCCCGGCTGGGGGAGAAAAGAGGTGGGCCAGGAACTCCCAACGAAGAAAGCAGCCCCCTCTCCGTCACACAGAGCAGGACGTAGCAGAGGAGTCCCGGGGGATGGCCACCATGGGGAAAGGGTCAGTGAAAGGAAGACGATGCCAAGGCTGGATAAAGGGAAGCTTAGATTTATTgagcgcctactgtgtgccaggcggTGTGCAAGgcgctttacatacattatcgcATTaagtcctcacaacaaccctgcgAGGTAGGTGTTTATAAacccccatttgacagatgaggaaactgaggctcagggaggtgaagtGATGCGGCCAAGTTCACATGGCTAATAAATGGCAGACAGAGGTGTCCAAGGAtcggagagaaaaaaaaagacttcagtgTCTGAGTCCCAAGCCGGCTGGGGTGGATGAGTACAAAGATGGGACCGGCGGGCTCCAGAGGTCTGGGAGGCCGGAGGCCTGCTCCCGGCCCAGCACGGCTGGAGACTGCAAGTCTGGGGACCCGCGCTTGGGAACTAGGGATCGGATTGAGTGGCAGAGCCGGAATTAGCAACTGGGGAGATCCGCGACCTGCGCGCGCCCTGTAGTGGCTATAGAGAGTATCACACCCCACGCCGACTGGCTTCTGGGGACCGGCCTCTTTCCTTGCCTGGCCAGTTTCTTCGgaagaggccgagatgggagacATTCTCAGGATTTTTTCAGGTGGGCGATACCACCTGGGAGGGAAATCGTGGCCACGCCTCAGAGCATCACTAAGGAGCATTAGGGTGGAGGAAAAGGGGAAGGCCTAAAGAGGTCCCAAGCTGATTCATTGGTGTCCTTCCCTCCCCAGCTCAGACCACCACAGGCCAGGGTCAGTGACAGGGCCACTATCTTGCCCTGCTTTGGGGAGCCCTCACCTAAACCTGGGAGACTGGGATAGGAGTGCCTCACTCCCTTACCTCTTCTGCAAACCTTGGGCAGTCTCCTGAATTGATCATGACTTCAGGTGACAAGGAGGCCGCCCAGAAACCCTCAAACTCTGTTCACTTATTCCCAACTCTCATTCTTGGCTTGTCGAGGGGAGGATTAGATAGAGTCCTTTCTAAAGATCTCAAAATGTCAGAGATGGAAGGATGGACCTTAGAATACCATTGTTTTATATACCAGGAGGCCTGGAGAGGGAAAGTGACAGGCCTCAGTCAACCAGCAAGtcagtggcagagttgggattgaAATCCAAGACTTGTGACACCAAGGTGAGCCCTCCTTCTGCTTTGCTGGTTGTTGCTGGACCTATTCCTCTTCTGCCAAGAACCCCTCTGTCATCTGATCACTCTGCCACCGGGTCCAAAGCCTCTCCTACACTTTTTCCCTCCTCCTCAGATGCCCTGCCCTACACTGCCCTCCTATGGCTGCCACcacccctgccctcctgcctgaTCCTTGTTAGGCCTCTCTGCTCAGCTCCGCACCCAGTGCATCAGCTGCGAAGAGCTCACCCTTGTGTCCTGAACATAACAGACATTAATTAAATCTACTGCTGATTCTCACCTCTCCTGAAACAAAATCATTAATGGGCATATGCTTCCCttcctttcatttatatttcaaggATGGGAATAGGTATGGGTAAGGATAcaaggaaaagagaagcaaaggaagTCTGGGGAAGAATGGGGACCAGTGGACCCAAGGATGGATGTGTTGGGGACTCAAATACAAGAAGGGGCCTCTCACTGCCTCTTCCTATTTCCCTGTTGAGTCCCCCTGATGTCCCTCACCCCGAAGAGGACCTCCTCGGTTTGGCTTATGACATCTAGGATCTCTCCGACACTGTCGCTCAGTTCCGCTGTCTTCCCGTCTTCCTCCGGCGAACTGTTTCCAACCCCGGGCAGGGTCCTCTCATTCCGCCAGGAGGCGCCTGGGGCTTCTGTGTCGCTTCCATCAGAGGAGCCGCTATGGACGCTAAGCTCCTCAGCTTCGTCCGTGTCCGAGTCAGGGGCGGTGTGGCGGCGGATACGGGACACGGCTTCTCGCAGGGCCCCAGCGTAGGGCCCTGGGGTCCGCGCCCAGCCCTGGCCCGCGCGCCGCTGGATCACTGCCACTTCCGAGCCCTCGGCCCTGCCCTGGGCTCCCGAAGCTCCTGGGCCTAAGGCTTGGTGCTCTGGGCTACCTGGCTGCGTGGGGGCGTCCCGCAGGTTTACTTCCGGGGCCGGGAGCCCCAAGATGCGGGAGGTGCGCTCCTCCAGTGAGGAGTCCCCCGGCCTCCCGCCCTCAGCTTCGCCCCCGCGGCCCCCGCCGGGCTGGTGTAAAAGGCGACTGTTCGACAGCCGCTTTCGGCAAGGGGAAGGAAAGACCGTGGCCCCTTCACTCTCCTCCTTGCCGGGCTTCGATTGGCTGGCGGATTCCCCCACCACGCGTGTCACCCCAGAGGGCAAAAGCTGCACCTGCTGGGTTCGGGGGGTTGGAACATATTGGGATCGTATCACCACGCACGTGGCGTCAATGACAAAGACTCCTTCCCCACGGGACGGGCCCTGGGAACTGCGGGGCAAGGTGTGGGCACGGCGGGTCGCCTTCCAACCCTCCAGGGTCTCCGGTCCTGCCCCCTCTCCAAGACCCAGGGATTCTCTCCATCCAGTGCCTCCGGGAGCCCAGGGTCTGGGGAGTGTCTGGCTATGGCGGGGCGGCTGCTTTTTAGGGGAGGGAATCCAGCATTTAGGGAACCAGatctgttcttttccttctttcccttccctcgaGCCCTTGAGGTGGTGCCTGGATCTGGGAGCGGGACGCGGGGCACTGGGAGCCGCAGTTGCAGACCCCGCAGGAGTTGTCTCGGTGCCTGCGCTCCCAGTAGCTTTGGCTTGGGGATGGCTGTCGCTACCACTGTTCAAGTCAGCAGCAGCCAGCCCCAGGCTTTTCTCCACGACCCCCTTGCCGGGCTCTGGCCTTGCTCTGGCCGCTCCACAGCCTGGGGATCCCCCCAAGAGACCTTGCCCCTGTCGGAGACCCCAAGCCCCGAGGACGTCCCGGTAGATCCGAGGATCCAGCCTCTTCTTTGTGCGCCCTCCCTCTGTCCTGGCCGGAGTCGGAGGTGGGGCTGATGAAGTGGGCACCTGGGAGTGTCCGGGGCCTCTCTTAGTCCCCAAGGTCCTATGGGGGCCTTCGTAAGAAGGTGGAGCCACGTAGGGTGGCGGCCGGTCCCAGCGGCGTCGCGGGGCGGTCCCGGCAGAACCTCTCAGCAGCAGGTGAGCCTCGTAGCTTGGGGGCCCCGGCCGCCGACCTCCCCAGGGCCCCGCCCACGCCGACCCTGGGTCGCTCTGCGGCTGCGCGGATGGACGGGGCGCTCGCCCCACCAGCGCCAGGCGCTCCGGCCGCAAGGTAGCAGGGAGCCCTGCCGGCTGGGCTGCCCGAGGGGCGTTGCGGGGCTCCGGGCGGGGCCGACCCGGGGGGCTTCGTCGGGCCCCACCAGCCTTGCGCCTTTTTCGCTCGGTCTCCTTGGCCTCCCGCTCCTGCGACGCcgctttccttttctcttgctccCGAGCTCGGACCTCGGCCAGGGGCCCCGCCCGCCAGTTGGTGGCCTCCTGCAGCACCCTGGAGGCCCAGGGCCGGCGGGGCGGCGGCTGTGGGGATCCCGGGCGCGGCCCACACCTGGGACAATGAGCAGGAACCCAGGTGAGCAGTCTGTGGGGGAAGGGAGCCGAGGTCCGGGGAGCTGGGAGCAGTGGAGACCACTTGGGGCAGCCATGTgaaggggtgtgtgtgagtgtgtgcgcgTGTGCACGTGCGTATATGTTAGGACTGAAGTCGAAGCGGGACTCCTCGCCATCTCTGCCTGCACACTTTAACAGCGTCTGCCCCATCTCACCTCCTGCCCTTTCTCACACCCACTCCTGTTCCCCCAAACAACCGGATGAGTCAGGCCCCAGCCTTCGGGagcgggcaggggtgggaggcGTGGGAAAGAGAAGGGGGATCAGTAGTGCTCGCTGGTGCCTGCGGGGAGGTCCGGACCCCACTCCCCGCCCCACCACTCTCTTCCCCTCACCCCTGCTTCACTCACGTGCGGTTCTGGAACCCGCGAGCCC from Papio anubis isolate 15944 chromosome 9, Panubis1.0, whole genome shotgun sequence includes the following:
- the DDN gene encoding dendrin, which produces MLDGPLFSEGPDSPRELQDEESGSCLWVQKSKLLVIEVKTISCHYSRRAPSRQPMDFQASHWARGFQNRTCGPRPGSPQPPPRRPWASRVLQEATNWRAGPLAEVRAREQEKRKAASQEREAKETERKRRKAGGARRSPPGRPRPEPRNAPRAAQPAGLPATLRPERLALVGRAPRPSAQPQSDPGSAWAGPWGGRRPGPPSYEAHLLLRGSAGTAPRRRWDRPPPYVAPPSYEGPHRTLGTKRGPGHSQVPTSSAPPPTPARTEGGRTKKRLDPRIYRDVLGAWGLRQGQGLLGGSPGCGAARARPEPGKGVVEKSLGLAAADLNSGSDSHPQAKATGSAGTETTPAGSATAAPSAPRPAPRSRHHLKGSREGKEGKEQIWFPKCWIPSPKKQPPRHSQTLPRPWAPGGTGWRESLGLGEGAGPETLEGWKATRRAHTLPRSSQGPSRGEGVFVIDATCVVIRSQYVPTPRTQQVQLLPSGVTRVVGESASQSKPGKEESEGATVFPSPCRKRLSNSRLLHQPGGGRGGEAEGGRPGDSSLEERTSRILGLPAPEVNLRDAPTQPGSPEHQALGPGASGAQGRAEGSEVAVIQRRAGQGWARTPGPYAGALREAVSRIRRHTAPDSDTDEAEELSVHSGSSDGSDTEAPGASWRNERTLPGVGNSSPEEDGKTAELSDSVGEILDVISQTEEVLFGVRDIRGTQQGNRKRQ